The Carassius auratus strain Wakin chromosome 5, ASM336829v1, whole genome shotgun sequence genome includes a window with the following:
- the LOC113069400 gene encoding LIM/homeobox protein Lhx1-like, with protein MVHCAGCERPIQDRFLLSVLDRAWHAKCVQCCDCKCNLTDRCFSREGRLYCKKDFFRRYGTKCGGCAQGISPSDLVRKARSKVFHLNCFTCIMCNKQLSTGEELYILDEHQFVCKEDYINNSIGKDTNLASISTCSDPSLSPESQDPQDDYKDSETGHMSDKEVCNNENDEQSLGGKRRGPRTTIKAKQLETLKAAFSATPKPTRHTREQLAQETGLNMRVIQVWFQNRRSKERRMKQLSALGARRHVFFRGPRRMRALGDRLEPGELMANGLLSFYGAYQGEYYGPGSNYDYFPQGPPCSQALTPGDLGFMPSSGPAGTPLGSMEHHHRAHHPSNETQCYSEMISHHPGDSPSPDPSAPASNHSISTDTCDSTPPFTSLNSLSGNGYSNQLSSEMNEVTVW; from the exons ATGGTCCACTGTGCGGGATGCGAGAGGCCTATTCAGGACAGATTTCTGCTCAGCGTCTTGGATAGAGCCTGGCACGCTAAATGCGTGCAATGTTGTGACTGTAAATGCAATTTAACTGATAGATGCTTTTCAAGAGAAGGACGACTATACTGCAAAAAGGACTTTTTCAG ACGTTATGGCACTAAATGCGGAGGCTGCGCGCAGGGAATCTCGCCCAGTGATCTAGTGCGGAAAGCGCGGAGCAAAGTCTTTCACTTGAACTGTTTCACCTGCATCATGTGCAATAAACAACTTTCCACCGGCGAAGAACTGTACATTCTAGATGAACATCAGTTTGTCTGCAAGGAGGATTACATAAATAACAGCATAGGAAAAGACACAAACCTTGCGTCAA TTTCTACGTGCAGTGACCCGAGCTTATCTCCAGAATCTCAAGACCCACAGGACGATTATAAAGACTCTGAGACCGGACACATGTCGGACAAGGAGGTCTGCAACAACGAAAACGACGAGCAGAGTCTGGGTGGCAAGCGTCGCGGGCCGCGCACTACGATCAAAGCCAAGCAGCTGGAGACTCTGAAAGCTGCCTTCAGCGCGACCCCTAAACCTACCAGACACACACGAGAGCAGCTGGCGCAGGAGACAGGCCTTAATATGAGAGTCATTCAG GTGTGGTTTCAGAATCGGCGCTCTAAAGAGAGGCGCATGAAGCAGCTGAGCGCGCTGGGCGCCAGGAGACACGTGTTCTTCCGCGGTCCGAGGAGAATGAGAGCCCTGGGCGATCGCCTGGAACCTGGAGAGCTCATGGCCAACGGCCTTCTCTCTTTTTATGGCG cctATCAAGGTGAATACTATGGCCCGGGGTCAAACTACGACTACTTCCCGCAAGGTCCACCATGCTCCCAAGCCCTGACTCCAGGTGATCTAGGATTCATGCCCTCCTCTGGGCCAGCTGGAACCCCTCTAGGGAGCATGGAGCACCATCACAGAGCACACCACCCCTCCAATGAGACACAATGCTACAGTGAGATGATATCACATCACCCAGGGGACTCGCCCAGCCCAGACCCCAGCGCACCCGCCTCAAACCACAGTATCTCCACTGACACGTGTGACTCCACTCCACCCTTCACATCCCTGAACTCTCTCAGTGGCAATGGATACAGCAATCAGCTGTCCTCAGAGATGAACGAGGTCACAGTTTGGTAG